The Agrococcus sp. ProA11 genomic sequence TCGCGCTCGGCGAGCGAGTCGAGATCCTTGCGGATCGTCACCTCGGAGACGCCGAGCTCCCTGGCCAGATCGGCGACCTGCACGGCGCCGTGCTGATCCAACGCATCGAGGATGCGCGAATCGCGAGTGACCACAGAGACTCCTTCGTCAGTGATGCTGGCGACAGTACGCTTTCGAAACCCCCTTCGCAAGCGTTCGATACCAAACCGCAACATTTGTGGTTGCGTTCGAAAGCGACGAGGGGCATGCTGGCAGGCACGAGCACCTCGCGCCGTTGTCGCGGGGCGCCCCCCGATGTCGACGATGACAGGAGCGACCATGGCCATCGCGCCCTCGCTGGAAGAGCTTGCCAAGCTGCAGATCGAAGTGCCGAGCTGGGCCTACGGGAACTCCGGCACGCGCTTTCGCGTGTTCGGGACGCCCGGCACGCCGCGGGATCCGTTCGAGAAGGTCAGCGATGCCGCGCAGGTGCACGCCGCGACCGGCCTCGCACCGCGCGTCGCGATCCACATCCCCTGGGACCGCGTCGCCGACTACGCGGCACTGCGGAGGCACGCCGAGGATCAGGGCGTCGAGATCGGCACGGTGAACTCGAACACCTTCCAGGAGGAGGAGTACAAGTTCGGGTCGCTCTGCCACCCGGACGCTCGCGTTCGGCGGCGAGCGGTCGACCACCACCTCGAGTGCCTCGACATCATGCGCGCGGTCGGCGTGCGCGACCTGAAGATCTGGCTCGCCGACGGCACGAACTACCCCGGTCAGGACTCGATCCGCGAGCGCCAGGACCGCCTGGCCGAGGGCCTGCGCGCGATCTACGCCGAGCTCGACGCCGACCAGCGGCTGCTGCTGGAGTACAAGTTCTTCGAGCCGGCGTTCTACCACACGGATGTGCCCGACTGGGGGACGAGCTACGCCCACACGGTCGCGCTCGGCGACCAGGCGAAGGTGGTGCTCGACACCGGCCACCACGCGCCCGGCACGAACATCGAGTTCATCGTCGCGCAGCTGCTCCGCCTGGGGAAGCTCGGCGCCTTCGACCTCAACTCGCGCTTCTACGCCGACGACGACCTGATCGTCGGCCTCGCGGATCCCTTCCAGCTGTTCCGCATCGTCATGGAGCTCGTCTCCGGCGGCGGTTACGGCGATCCCGACGTGCAGCTGGTGCTCGACCAGTGCCACAACATCGAGGCGAAGATCCCCGGCCAGATCCGCAGCGTGCTGAACGTGCAGGAGGCGGTCGCGAAGGTGCTCTCGCTCGACACCGAGGCGCTCGCCGCAGCCCGCCGCGACACCGACGTGCTGCTCGCGAACGAGATCGTGATGGACGCGTACAGCACCGACGTGCGCCCGCTGCTCGCGGAGTTCCGCGCGTCGCGCGGCCTGCCGGAGGACCCGATGCGCGCCTTCCTGGCCTCCGGCTACCTCGACCGGATCGCCGACGAGCGCGTCGGTGGCGCGCAGGCGAGCTGGGGAGCCTGAACGACGATGCAGAGAGAGACGGCCATGGACAAGGCAGTGCAGGAGCTCATCGAGCGCAGCAACCGGCTCGGATCCGACCCCCGCAACACCAACTACGCCGGCGGCAACACCTCTGCCAAAGGGCAGGCGACCGATCCCGCCACCGGCGAGCAGGTCGACCTGCTGTGGGTGAAGGGCTCCGGCGGCGATCTCGGCACCCTGACCGAGTCGGGCCTCGCGGCCCTGCGGCTCGACCGCGTGCGGGCGCTCGAGGCCGTCTACCCGGGCGTCGAGCGCGAGGACGAGATGGTCGCCGCGTTCGACTACTGCCTGCACGGCTCCGGCGGCGCCGCGCCCTCGATCGACACCGCGATGCACGCGCTGGTCGAGCAGCCGCACGTCGACCACCTGCACCCCGACGCGGGCATCGCGATCGCGACCGCTGCCGATGGCCCGGCGCTCACCGAGCGCATCTACGGCGACAAGGTCGTGTGGGTGCCGTGGCGCCGACCCGGCTTCCAGCTCGGGCTCGACATCCGCGCCATCCAGCGCGAGCATCCTGATGCCGTCGGCTGCATCCTGGGCGGGCACGGCATCACGGCATGGGGCGAGACGAGCGAGGCGGCCGAGCGCAACTCGTTGTGGATCATCCGCACCGCCGCCGCCTACCTGGAGGAGCACGGCGCGCAGCAGCCGTTCGGCACGGCGCTGGAGGGCTACGCGGCGCTGCCGCCCGCCGAGCGCCGCGCGAAGGCCGCCGCGCTGAGCGCGCATGTGCGCGCGATCGCCGCGACCGACCGCCCGATGGTGGGCCACTTCAGCGACGATGAGGTCGTCACCGACTTCCTCGAGCGTGAGCACCACCGCCGGCTGACCGAGCTCGGCACCTCGTGCCCGGATCACTTCCTGCGCACCAAGGTGAAGCCGCTCGTGCTCGACCTGCCGGCCGACGCACCCGTCGAGCAGGCCATCGCGCGGCTGCAGGAGCTGCATGAGCAGTACCGCGCCGACTACGCCGCCTACTACGAGCGCCACGCGACCGAGGACTCCCCCGCGATGCGCGGCGCCGACCCCGCCATCGTGCTGATCCCCGGCGTCGGCATGTTCTCGTTCGGCAAGGATAAGCGGACCGCACGCGTCGCCGGCGAGTTCTACATCAACGCCATCAACGTCATGCACGGCGCCGAGTCGGTCTCGACCTACACGCCGATCTCCGACGCGGAGAAGTTCCGCATCGAGTACTGGTCGCTGGAGGAGGCGAAGCTGCAGCGGCAGCCCAAGCCGCGCTCGCACGCCGGCCGCATCGCGCTCGTGACGGGCGCGGCGTCGGGCATCGGGAAGGCGATCGCCACCCGGCTCGCCGCGGAGGGCGCGTGCGTCGTGATCGCCGACCTCTCGCTCGAGAAGGCGCAGGCCGCGGCCGCCGAGCTCGGCTCCACCGACGTCGCGATCGGCGTGCAGTGCGATGTCACGCAGGAGGCGGAGGTGCAGGCAGCGGTCGACGCGACGCTGCTGGCGTTCGGCGGCCTCGACCTGGTCGTCAACAACGCCGGCCTGTCGCTCTCGCGATCGCTGCTCGAGACCACCGAGGCCGACTGGGATCTGCAGCACGACGTGATGGCGAAGGGCTCGTTCCTCGTCTCGCGCGCCGCTGCCCGCGTGCTCATCGACCAGGGGATGGGCGGCGACATCATCTACATCTCGTCGAAGAACGCCGTGTTCGCGGGGCCGAACAACATCGCCTACTCGGCGACGAAGGCCGACCAGGCGCATCAGGTGCGCCTGCTGGCCGCCGAGCTCGGCCAGTACGGCGTGCGCGTCAACGGCATCAACCCGGACGGCGTCGTGCGCGGCTCCGGCATCTTCGCTGGCGGTTGGGGCGCGTCGCGTGCGAAGGTCTACGGCGTGGAGGAAGCAGAGCTCGGCAAGTACTACGCCGGTCGCACGCTGCTCGGCCTCGAGGTGCTGCCCGAGCACGTCGCCAACGCCGTGGCGGCACTCACCGGCCCCGAGCTCAGCCACACCACCGGCCTGCACGTGCCGGTCGACTCGGGCGTTGCGGCGGCATTCCTCCGATGACGGCGACCGTCGCCGCGATCGATCTCGGCGCGACCAGCGGCCGCGTGGTGCGTGCCGAGGTCAGCCGGACGTCGCTGCGACTCGACGAGATCACGCGCTTCGAGAATCGCCCGGTGCGGATCGCCGACGGGCTGCACTGGGCGGTGCTCGGCTTCTACGACCATGCGATGCAGGGCGTCGCGGCCGCCTCCAGGGGTCGCACGGGCGACGCGCAGCTCGCGTCGGTCGCGGTGGACTCGTGGGCGGTTGACTACGGCCTGCTGCGAGGCGGCAGCCTGCTCGGCATCCCCTTCTCCTACCGCGACGACCGCACGGCGCGCGGGCTGGAGCTCGTCGATGCGGTCATCGAGCAGCCCGCGCTCTACGCCCGCTGCGGCCTGCAGCGCATGCCGTTCACCACCATCAACCAGCTGATGGTCGACCGCGAGGGCGGTCTGCTCGAGGTGGCCGACACGCTGCTGATGCTGCCGGATCTGCTCAACTACTGGATGACCGGTCGCATGGTCACGGAGGCGACCAATGCCTCCACGACCGGGCTCATGCGCCTCGACGGCACGTGGGACACCGAGCTGATGGCGATGCTCGGCATCCCCTCCTCGCTCGTCGCCGAGGTCGTGGTGCCCGGCACCAGGATCGGCGCGATCGATGCCACGACGCGCGCGCACTTCGGCATCGAGGGATCCCCGGAGGTGCTCGCCGTCGGCTCGCACGACACCGCCTCCGCAGTGGTGGGCGTGCCGATGGAGCCAGACGCCGCCTACGTCTCGAGCGGCACCTGGTCACTGGTGGGCATCGAGACCGCCGAGCCCATCGCGACGCCCGATGCGCTCGACGCGCAGTTCACGAACGAGGGCGGCGTCGATGGCCGCAATCGCTTCCTGAAGAACGTCATGGGGCTGTGGATCCTCTCGGAGTCGATGCGCACCTGGCAGGCGCAGAGCGCGCGGATCGATCTGCCGAGCCTGCTGGATGCTGCGGCGCGCGTCGACCGGCCGCTGCCGGTGTTCGACCCGACCGACGCTGCCTTCTACCCACCCGGCGACATGCCCGCGCGCATCGCCGCCTGGTTCGGCGAGCGCGGTCAGCGAGGCCCGCAGGGGCACGCCGAGGTGGTGCGCTGCATCCTCGAGTCGCTCGCCGAGGGCTATGCGGTCACCCTGCGGGACGCGGCGCGCATCAGCGGGCAGCGCATCGAGCGCGTGCACGTGGTGGGCGGCGGCTCGCGCAACGCCCTGCTGTGCCAGCTGACGGCCGACCGCACCGGGCTGCCGGTCGTCGCGGGCCCCGTGGAGGCGACCGCGATCGGCAACGTGCTCGTGCAGGCGCGCACGCTGGGTGCGGCGCCGGACACCCTCGAGGAGCTGCGTGCGCTCGTGCGCGCCACGCACGAGCTCACCGAGTACCGGCCGCGCGCGGCCGGCGCCCGGTGACAGAATGACATCAGACCAATACGTGACGACGAGGACCTCATGGAACGACGCATCCCGACCCTGACCGACCTGCGTGCGAACCTGAACTTCAGGACGCCGGGCAACCCGGCAGCCGCGCGGCTCGCGCAGGCGCAGACGATCTGGGATCTGCGCGACATCGCGAAGCGTCGCACCCCGAAGGGGCCGTTCGACTACACCGACGGCGCCGCCGAGAGTGAGATCGGCATCGCCCGCGCCCGGCAGGCGTTCGAGGACGTCGAGCTGCACCCTGCGGTGCTCAAGGACGTGACGGATGTCTCCACGTCGTGGGATGTGCTCGGCGCGCCCAGCGCCTTCCCGCTCGCGATCGCGCCGACGGGCTTCACCCGGCTGATGCACGCCGAGGGCGAGACGGCGGGCGCCCGCGCGGCCGCCGCGTACGACATCCCCTTCACACTCTCGACGCTCGGCACCACGTCAATCGAGAACGTGCGCGAGGCGTCGCCCGACGGCCGCCTGTGGATGCAGCTCTACATGATGAAGGAGCGCCACCGCTCGCTGGAGCTGGTCGACCGCGCCTGGAAGGCCGGCTACGACACGCTCATGATCACCGTGGACACGCCGGTCGCCGGGGCCCGCCACCGCGACGCCCGCAACGGCATGCAGTTCCCGCCGCAGCTGACGCTCGGCACGCTGTTCGACGCGGCGCCGAAGGTGGAGTGGTGGTGGAACTTCCTCACCACCGAGCCCGTGACGTTCGCCGCGGTCTCGAAGTGGGACGGCACCGTCGGCGAGCTGCTCGACTCGATGTTCGACCCGTCGGTGGACTACGAGGCGCTCGCCGAGGTGCGGGCCGCCTGGCCGGGCAAGCTCGTGGTCAAGGGCGTGCAGTCGGTCGCCGACGCGCGCGCGCTCGCCGACCTGGGCGTCGACGCGATTACGCTCTCGAACCATGGCGGCCGCCAGCTCGACCGCGCCCCCGTGCCCTTCCTGCTGCTGCCGGAGGTCGCGCGCGAGGTCGGCAGGGATCTCGAGATCCACCTCGACACGGGCATCATGTCGGGCACCGACATCGTCGCCGCCGTCGCGCTGGGCGCCCGCACGACCATGGTCGGTCGCGCCTACCTGTACGGCCTGATGGCCGGCGGCCGCGCTGGCGTCAACCGCGCGCTGGCGATCCTCACCGGGGAGGTGCGGCGCACCATGCGACTGCTGGGCGTCGGCTCGCTCGAGGAGCTCGGGCCGCAGCACGTCACGCAGCTCGACCGGCTCGTGCCGCGACGGTAGGCCCCGTCGCACCCGGTGCGCGCGCAGAGGTCGGATCTTTCGTAGGATGGCCGCGTGGCTGTCACCGATGATGCGATCACCAAGATCAAGCAGATGATCCAGCAGGGAGAGCTCCGCCCTGGCGATCGGCTGCCGCCGGAGCAGGAGCTCTCCGAGCGGCTGGGGCTCTCGCGCTCGTCGATGCGCGAGGCCGTGAAGGCGCTCGAAGCCATGCGCATCCTGGATGTGCGGCGCGGCGACGGCACCTACGTCACGAGCCTGCAGCCCAGCCTGCTGCTCGAGGCGATGTCGTTCGTGCTCGACTTCCACGAGTCGCACGCGGTGCTGGAGGTCTTCGAGGTGCGCCGCATCGTGGAGCCCGCCTCGGCCGCGATCGCCGCCCGGCGAGCCACGCCCGAGCAGATCGCCGAGATGCGCGAGCACCTGACGCATGTGCACCCCGACACTCCTCAGGACGAGCTCGTCGACCACGACGTGGCGT encodes the following:
- the rhaI gene encoding L-rhamnose isomerase; protein product: MAIAPSLEELAKLQIEVPSWAYGNSGTRFRVFGTPGTPRDPFEKVSDAAQVHAATGLAPRVAIHIPWDRVADYAALRRHAEDQGVEIGTVNSNTFQEEEYKFGSLCHPDARVRRRAVDHHLECLDIMRAVGVRDLKIWLADGTNYPGQDSIRERQDRLAEGLRAIYAELDADQRLLLEYKFFEPAFYHTDVPDWGTSYAHTVALGDQAKVVLDTGHHAPGTNIEFIVAQLLRLGKLGAFDLNSRFYADDDLIVGLADPFQLFRIVMELVSGGGYGDPDVQLVLDQCHNIEAKIPGQIRSVLNVQEAVAKVLSLDTEALAAARRDTDVLLANEIVMDAYSTDVRPLLAEFRASRGLPEDPMRAFLASGYLDRIADERVGGAQASWGA
- a CDS encoding bifunctional aldolase/short-chain dehydrogenase — protein: MQRETAMDKAVQELIERSNRLGSDPRNTNYAGGNTSAKGQATDPATGEQVDLLWVKGSGGDLGTLTESGLAALRLDRVRALEAVYPGVEREDEMVAAFDYCLHGSGGAAPSIDTAMHALVEQPHVDHLHPDAGIAIATAADGPALTERIYGDKVVWVPWRRPGFQLGLDIRAIQREHPDAVGCILGGHGITAWGETSEAAERNSLWIIRTAAAYLEEHGAQQPFGTALEGYAALPPAERRAKAAALSAHVRAIAATDRPMVGHFSDDEVVTDFLEREHHRRLTELGTSCPDHFLRTKVKPLVLDLPADAPVEQAIARLQELHEQYRADYAAYYERHATEDSPAMRGADPAIVLIPGVGMFSFGKDKRTARVAGEFYINAINVMHGAESVSTYTPISDAEKFRIEYWSLEEAKLQRQPKPRSHAGRIALVTGAASGIGKAIATRLAAEGACVVIADLSLEKAQAAAAELGSTDVAIGVQCDVTQEAEVQAAVDATLLAFGGLDLVVNNAGLSLSRSLLETTEADWDLQHDVMAKGSFLVSRAAARVLIDQGMGGDIIYISSKNAVFAGPNNIAYSATKADQAHQVRLLAAELGQYGVRVNGINPDGVVRGSGIFAGGWGASRAKVYGVEEAELGKYYAGRTLLGLEVLPEHVANAVAALTGPELSHTTGLHVPVDSGVAAAFLR
- a CDS encoding rhamnulokinase family protein yields the protein MTATVAAIDLGATSGRVVRAEVSRTSLRLDEITRFENRPVRIADGLHWAVLGFYDHAMQGVAAASRGRTGDAQLASVAVDSWAVDYGLLRGGSLLGIPFSYRDDRTARGLELVDAVIEQPALYARCGLQRMPFTTINQLMVDREGGLLEVADTLLMLPDLLNYWMTGRMVTEATNASTTGLMRLDGTWDTELMAMLGIPSSLVAEVVVPGTRIGAIDATTRAHFGIEGSPEVLAVGSHDTASAVVGVPMEPDAAYVSSGTWSLVGIETAEPIATPDALDAQFTNEGGVDGRNRFLKNVMGLWILSESMRTWQAQSARIDLPSLLDAAARVDRPLPVFDPTDAAFYPPGDMPARIAAWFGERGQRGPQGHAEVVRCILESLAEGYAVTLRDAARISGQRIERVHVVGGGSRNALLCQLTADRTGLPVVAGPVEATAIGNVLVQARTLGAAPDTLEELRALVRATHELTEYRPRAAGAR
- a CDS encoding alpha-hydroxy acid oxidase, with the protein product MERRIPTLTDLRANLNFRTPGNPAAARLAQAQTIWDLRDIAKRRTPKGPFDYTDGAAESEIGIARARQAFEDVELHPAVLKDVTDVSTSWDVLGAPSAFPLAIAPTGFTRLMHAEGETAGARAAAAYDIPFTLSTLGTTSIENVREASPDGRLWMQLYMMKERHRSLELVDRAWKAGYDTLMITVDTPVAGARHRDARNGMQFPPQLTLGTLFDAAPKVEWWWNFLTTEPVTFAAVSKWDGTVGELLDSMFDPSVDYEALAEVRAAWPGKLVVKGVQSVADARALADLGVDAITLSNHGGRQLDRAPVPFLLLPEVAREVGRDLEIHLDTGIMSGTDIVAAVALGARTTMVGRAYLYGLMAGGRAGVNRALAILTGEVRRTMRLLGVGSLEELGPQHVTQLDRLVPRR
- a CDS encoding FadR/GntR family transcriptional regulator; translated protein: MAVTDDAITKIKQMIQQGELRPGDRLPPEQELSERLGLSRSSMREAVKALEAMRILDVRRGDGTYVTSLQPSLLLEAMSFVLDFHESHAVLEVFEVRRIVEPASAAIAARRATPEQIAEMREHLTHVHPDTPQDELVDHDVAFHRMIASATGNDYLVSLLETISSQTARARVWRALTEDGAVPRTLHEHERILDAIEEGDTEVARAAMIVHIAGVEQWLHGAAEREAKALENDAG